In Mesoplasma florum L1, the DNA window ATTTCTTTTTTTTCTTCTAACATTTCTATAGCAATTAAAATAAATGCAGCAGCTTTTTCATTTAAGAATGAGTTATTAAATTTGTCTAAATTATTTAAATAAAAATTTATATTCAACATTTTAGCATCATGTGCTATTCCTGGGTTTTCATTTTCTATACTTTTAGAAATAACTTCATCTATTTCAGTTATAAATTTAAAATTATTTTCAAAATCTATTTCAATTGGATTTCAAGATTGTTGGACACCACTATATAAAACATCAAAACTTTTATTTATTTCTTGTTCTTTTAAAGTAAATAAGATCAAAGTTTTAATTGAGTTATCAATTTTTTCTAAAGTAAGTAATTCAGAAACGTCATTTAACTTATCTCTTAAATTAATTTTGTTTAAAAAATTAATACCAAATGCTTGTTGTTCTCTATCACTTGATTTAAGTAATTGCAAAATATATTCAGCATTTAAATTATTATTACTATTTGCTTTTTTTGAAATTTGCTCAAAAATCTGAGTTTTAAACTCCAAAAGTTGTTCTTCAATATCTGAAGGTACATATGGCATTGATAATTCTTGATTTATTTTTAATAAAGCAGTTTCAAAATCGTTTTTCAGAACAAGTTCTTTTAATTCGATAATTAGTTCATCATAAAAATTCATAAAACCTCTTTCTATTAAAAAATCATGCCTTTTATAGCATGATTGATGTTTTCGAGTGGTGCCCACGAGAAGGCTCGAACTTCCGACCTCACGCTTAGAAGGCGCGTGCTCTATCCAACTGAGCTACATGGGCAATTAATAATTACATATATAAATATATCATAAATATTAATCTAATGAAAAATAATTTCATAAATTTTTATTATTAAATAAAAAAACTACTGTAAATAAGTAGTTGTTTT includes these proteins:
- a CDS encoding DUF3196 family protein, which gives rise to MNFYDELIIELKELVLKNDFETALLKINQELSMPYVPSDIEEQLLEFKTQIFEQISKKANSNNNLNAEYILQLLKSSDREQQAFGINFLNKINLRDKLNDVSELLTLEKIDNSIKTLILFTLKEQEINKSFDVLYSGVQQSWNPIEIDFENNFKFITEIDEVISKSIENENPGIAHDAKMLNINFYLNNLDKFNNSFLNEKAAAFILIAIEMLEEKKEMSYIKQWFNFDEDKAHEILKEIKGYEQ